One Papio anubis isolate 15944 chromosome 9, Panubis1.0, whole genome shotgun sequence genomic window carries:
- the LOC101002969 gene encoding protein SET-like, which produces SGTFRVDENPYFENKVLSKEFHLNENGDLSSNSTEIKWKSGKDLTKCSSQMQKKDSRKRQHEEPESFFTWFIDHSDAGADELGEVIEDDIWPKPLPYYLVPDMDNEEEGAEDGDDEEDEEGLEDIDEEGSEDEGEEDDDEGKEGEGDEGEDD; this is translated from the coding sequence TCGGGCACATTCAGGGTGGATGAAAATCcttactttgaaaataaagttctCTCCAAAGAATTTCATCTGAATGAGAATGGTGATCTATCTTCAAATTCcactgaaataaaatggaaatctgGAAAGGATTTGACGAAATGTTCAAGTCAAATGCAGAAGAAAGACAGCAGAAAGAGGCAGCATGAAGAACCAGAGAGCTTCTTTACCTGGTTTATTGACCATTCTGATGCAGGTGCTGATGAGTTAGGAGAGGTCATTGAAGATGACATTTGGCCAAAACCATTACCGTACTACTTGGTTCCTGATATGGACAACGAAGAAGAAGGAGCAGaagatggtgatgatgaagaAGATGAGGAAGGATTAGAAGATATTGATGAAGAAGGGAGTGAGGATGAAGgtgaagaagatgatgatgaaggaaaggaaggagagggggaTGAAGGAGAAGATGACTAA